Within Citrus sinensis cultivar Valencia sweet orange chromosome 1, DVS_A1.0, whole genome shotgun sequence, the genomic segment ATTGGCAGAAGCTGAATAATGGGGTGGTAAGTTTTGTAAATTCTTTCCACCAACTTAATTGTGATTGGTCATTCAGTGTGATATagacttatattatattgtatctATAGCCTCTTCGGAGCTTGATGAGATACCTCCTGTTCCTTTCCTGTGTATGTATTGAAATTCGCTGGTTTATATTGTACAGAGCAACCAGCTTCATTCTCAGCAGCTAAAGTATGTTTGATGGAAGCATATCCATGTCTTTGCAAACACCAAATTGCCCACCCTTTTTCCTGAGTACTGTATATATTAACAAGACTCTCTCTAGAACAAGGCCAATTCTTTCTGCGGTTGTACAGTCATCTTCACTTTTGGGACAATCTCATGAGAGTGGAAGTCTACATGAATCCAGGAAGTTTCCAGGTTCAGCCGCAGCATCTCTATTGAGAAGTAAGTCGCCTGATTCTCTGCTCAACCAAGCAAATACTATTGGCATCATCGGAGGAGTGTCTGTTTCTTCTACTCTTAATTTCCTGGGAAAGCTTGTGTGGTATAGCGCAAAAGATGCTGAAGAATGCCCCCCTTTTGTCGTCTGCAATGACCCGGCATTAAATGAAGAACTGTTTCATGCTTCCGTTCACTCATTAAAGTCTAAAACTGTCCAACTAGATCATATCCGAGGTGCAGTTTCCCAGAATTTGCGGCACAAAAGGGCATTTCTTGAGCAAGCTGGTGCCCGTTGCATTGTTATGCCTTGCCATATTTCACATGCTTGGCATGGCGATGTATCCGAAGGATGTTCAATTCCTTTTCTACATGTTGGTGAGTGTGTTGCCAAGGAGCTCAAAGAAGCAAAGTTGAAACCATTAGAAGCTGGAAGCGGTGTGCGGATTGGGGTGCTTGCCACAGATGCCACCTTATCTGCTGGATTTTATCAAGAGAAACTACAGAATCAGGTATTGTGAAGCGCTTATTCCCTCGGTCAATTTAACATTTCATCAATGTTAAGTTATCTGATAATCCTCATAAAACTTGTATGTGCAGGGCTTTGAAGTTGTCTTGCCAGACAAGGCGACCATGGAACATGTTATAATTCCTACAATTGAAGCACTGAACCATAGGGACATGGAAGGGGCACGGAATCTATTAAGAATTGGGATTCAGCTTCTTCTGGTCAGGGCTGTAAATgctgtgatcattggttcagATGAAATGCAAGGTGTTTTACCAAAAGATGATCCTCTTCTTAAGAAATGTATTGATCCCATGGATGCTTTGGCCAGGTCAACTGTAACATGGGCAAGATCTAACAAGAAGGTACGCAACACAACCTAAATGCAACAGTTTTGCCTATTATATAAAAGTGAACCCTCCTGTTTTATATGAATGTGTCAGTGAAGGACTCTTACTTCTTACAAGAAGAGGGTAACAAAACACTATGCAAACTTAATTTTGCGTAGCCTGATGTTTTAATTCAGAAGATCATACACGGCCGTCGGTTATAGCCCCGCATATTACATTTTCTTAGTTCACTTGAAAGCCTAAGCCAGTAGAAATCATATTGCATATTTTCAATgaagattaaattttaagcACCACCAATGGTTTATTTTAGAACATTGGAATTCAGGTAACAACAAAACGCCCAACAGCTCTAATTACATTTCTGGAAGTTGTTAAACAATGAcaacaggaaaataataaGTGTTACACTAGCATTTCCGCAGAATTAACCACAAACTACCTTTTACCACCGAAGGAACAAAAATGATTACAAACATAACAGATATCATAAGGtaacaatctttttttttttggggggggggggggggggggggggggggataaagaacaaaaactcTAGATTTATAACTGCTTTAGGGCAAAACCAGGCACAGCTACAAATTTGACATAGAAGTGCTAGATGGTGCTGTTTGAACTTGGACGCCATCTGGCGCATCCTTATAAACCCAGGAGGAGATCAGGTGGTGGGCAATTGCAAAAGGTCCAGGTATAAATATTGGAGCGAGTTCCCCACTTTCTACATTAAAATCGGCTGCTAAGCTCTGTCCTCTCTCAACTCCCTTGCACATCTGCTCTACTTTTGCAGCTGCTGTTCTTTGTGCCTTAATGTATTCAGCAAACGTCAATGCCTTTTTTACATCTTCTCTAGAGTGCCACCGAGCATCTTAGCAAACAAAGAAGTTCTTAGTTAATGAAACCAAAGTGAATGATTACTGGGGTGCTGAGCTAATTTTTAATCCTCTTAAGTCAAAAATTTATGTACCTTCTAACTCTTCTTTATCCACATTTATCTCAAACGATTTTGCATATGCGTAAAACCCCACCATTAACTGGCATGGCATGCTATTTGGGCCGActgaaaacaaatcaaataggATCAGTAAGTTGATTCACACAGAGAAAGAGAGACACAGCAAAACATGGAAATTTGGATGACAAAGTATGTCATAAGGATATGAAGTAGACTGTGTAACACATGTTTCATTTAAGACACAGATATTCTTGCTTTTGAACACAAGTACTACTCTTTTTTCCcttatgataaataaaatacaagatgTAACCATAAAAGCAATCTTTTACATTGTTCAACTTCTATGCTTCCAGAACAAAATAGAGGCCAAATAATAATCTGAGAGTTGGCAACAATCTAATCAGCCATGACCTTAAAGGATTGATACtgtcaaagaaaattttgtgaaTATTCAGCTAAAATTGCTTAATAACATATAATGAACAGTTTTGTAGATAAGGAATGGTATGTTCAAAGTAAGAGGATTTCAGGGATACTGTCCTCGAAAAGCTTTGTGAATATTCAGCTAAAAttgtttaatgaaaaaaaaaaggaataatttTGTAGATAAGGAACGGTGTGTTCAAGTAAGAGGATTTCAGAGCCGAGGAAAGACCAAAAGGGACATCAATTGACAACTTCAAGGGGCAAAAATGATTGCACATGTTCAGAAGACAAGCTCACCCTACATCGTCTAAGgctataaaataaagtttgtacaacaaaacatgtttaattttatcatataaagaACTGCCAATATTACATATTCTACAtgtatacaaattaattatcaagGCTACTTCAGACTTCACATTTATCACTCTCCAAActataagatgaaaaaaaaaaaacttttaggccATTACACAATATGTACAAAACTGATACCTGGCCATGGTTGAGAAGTATGATAGACAACTTCCCCAACTTCAATGCCAGTCTCTTCCCATGTTTCTCTCCTCACTGCTTCTTCTAAGCTTTCTCCAGGCTATGGACAAGAACAGAATTTAAACTGATGAAAAGTTTCAACACAGGTACGAGTGAACTTTTGAAGTAGAGAATAGATAAGAGTCTAATGGCATAATGTTAGCCTTTTCtactaaattatatatatattcgtTTTAAAAAGGCTGATTTTCAGTCTTCTCatcttcataatttcataaataacaaaataaattttttcattgaGATTCTAGGGCATAAATAGACATGGCTTCTAGATATggtttaagaaataaaagacaaaaggCTCTCGGTGACGGGTCTAAAAGGGGAcccttaaataaattgaaaaatacatGACAATCATATTCTCAGTGACTGCCAccaccctttttttttttttcaaataaagcaTTGTCTACCACTGTCTAACAAACTTAAAATTGGCAGGATTTATACCTCTATAAAACCAGCTATGCAGCTCCACATTCGTGGGACAAATCTTGATTGTCTGCTTAAAAGTACACGATCATTCTCTCTGTCAATGACCAACATAATGACCACCTGTTGCAAGGAAAACGAGCCAGAAAAAGCAATGTGCGGTCAGTATTCTAGAATGGGAATTCCAAAAGTAGAATTAGTTGAAAGGAAATGCGAGAAGTGAAAAAAACAGTAATAATCACCATACTGGATCAACACGAGGGTAAATCCTCTTTTTGCACGATGCATTTGAGCACTGCTTCAGTTTCCCAGCTTCCTTAGGGATTGTTTTTTCCCCACAATGTCCACAAAACCGTGATACATTATGCCACTCTAGTAATGCCCTGGCCTGATTAAATGCCACAACCCAATGTAAATATATCctcagaaattaaaaattgcaaATCCAATGGAATAACAAATTAGCTGTATTCTGAAAGGCGAAGGCACACAGCAGCAATCATATaaactttcttatttttttttataggagCGTTCAAACAACTTGAATGAGAACTTGTGAAGTAATAGGGAAGAGAAGATTACAAGGTCTGTTGGTAACATAGCCTAACAGAGATAACAAGAACCTCATTCTAGTTGAGTCAACGAAAAGCTCGATATGTGCCAATGCCCTAAAAACATGCaattattaaacataattgaatCACCTCGCAAGTTAAACTATTGCTCCTCCTTCATATACCCTACCTCACAAGCTTAAAACATATCCGATGGTAACCTAAACATCCCCAACACGTAAGCCCCCCTTTTATCCAATAATGGCACCATAACAGCAtccattatataatttaaacaaaagcTCATAGTTACTTAAATCATATTCTTATCCTCAACTGGTTGATTGACTGATAGAAAACTTGGTTCAAGGATATTATCTTTCCGATAAACCAAAGTTATAACAATCAAACTCTTACGCAGACAAAATTCACCCATCAATTGCGACAAGCCAAACTCTTACGAAACATATACACTAAATCAACAGTAAAGAACACAGCATTGCTATAAGAACAAACACCATGGGAACTTACATGACCGGCAATAGCCAAATCAGCCATAGCCCGCTGATCAGCCCAATCAGTAGCCACCATAAGCGTCCTCAGCTCCACAAAGCATAATTGTTTACTACCGAATTCAGAAGCCAAGCTATCCCCGTCAGACACATCAATTGCCCAATAAACCACATCATCCGCAGACCGAGAACCCAGATAAACCAAAGCCTCTTCCTTCAACTCAATCCCAGAATTCGCCAAGAAAATCTTGCAATCACCCAAACTGATCCAACCCAGATGCCAAACCGGCGCCGTCTCACCAGGGCCAGAATAAGTCAAAGGCCTGCCCTTTCTGAAAGGCAAGACCTTGAAAtcaggagaagaagaagaagatgatgataatgatgaatGGTGTTTTTGTGGTTGGCAGTGAAGGGTATTGTCTAAAAGTCTTGTTTTGAGTGATTCAAGAGCCGAAGTTGGGGAAAATGGGTCAGTCGATTTAGGGGTCTTGGATCTTATAGGGTTGCCTGCAAAGGCCTGGGTTTGCAAATTTGTGGACATGGTTGCTGAAAATCTGGTGACGTAACAAAGAGTCCTGGTTAAAGTGAGAGGTCTTGGGAGGAATAAGAGCATGGCTCGCTTGTTCCATTGGGTGGTTGATTGGGCTTAAAGGGACAGCggcttttttaaataataaaatcagcACCGTTGGATCCAAATTCAAAGGGCGGTTAGTTGGTGACTGTTGACTAAGGATTAAGGAAGCTTCACATAGCGACATGTGTCTTTGATTCTATTATTTACCCGCCACCATAAGTTAAGCTATATCCTACTTGGAGTTCTCCAGGCCACggctttattattttaaacgCTCGTGCGTCAGTCACAAGATACTTTCTCTGTGAAGTCTGCGAGCAGATCAACCAACGGCATGTCACCAAGCAAACAAAATATCTCAATTCTCATCTACTATTTCAGTTCCTACACTCTTAACTCCACCACACGCCCTAATACACAAACACAAATTAAGAGATATATTGTTAAAATTGTCAATCTAACCACCTACTTGTTCTTCTTTTACATCTTTTCTCATATTGTATAGAATTTATTGCAATGGATAGCTGTATTTCGGAGAGAACACGACATGCGAACCTgtggaaattttaaaagttggtCACATATTCTGGATGATCTTTCCAAACTAGTAAAATTCAGAACTGTTGAATTGAAAtttcctctataaatattgcACGAAATGATAGATGATATATTCTTGGCCTTTTGGATGACCAAGATTTTGGGCTAAATTTTTGATAGACTGGCCTGACTCCATGATTGCCGAGACTCCTGCTATCATTGTGTCACATTTATGAGAGGTTGTTGACAGTTCAATTATTTGGCTAGCTAATGTTCATCAGAAAAATGGATTCTACTTATGCTGACCCCTCCGTTGATCTTTTACAtgtaaattgtaataatttttgttcttatgATTTCTTACAGAAAAATGGGATTGTTAATTAACTTGGTGTTATCAATTCTTCTTTCTCCAGTTAACATTGCTCTTGGATTCTCAGAGTTCCGCAAAACAGTGTCCTCGTGAACAAAGTTCTGCATTGCTGCAGTTTAAACAACTCTGGAAGATTCTTTTTTCAGTTGTGGTGGAGAGGATCATTCCTACCCAAAGATGATGCCCTGGAAAAAGGCTTCCGATTGCTGCTCATGGGATGGAGTAACATCTGATGTGGCTCAGGTAATGTCATTGGCTGGACCTTAGTTGCAGTTGTCTTCAGGGCAGTATCCCTTTCCAACAGTATCAAGGCCTTGGATAATCCACAAGAAGCACCTGAAGCAATAGTCAAAGAGGCTTCATCAAGAAAAGGCCTTCATGATACTTCATGTGTACAGAAAATGTCGAATAAGTCCTTGAGTTCAGCCTAAGAAACAACGTACCATACCTTTATTTGGTTGTTTGGAAATCAATCTGTCAAAATCTCTCCCTTTTGTCTTTTCCATTTGTGCTAGTAGTAGCGCTGTTGAggctatttttattttattttatttgttagtaTTTCCAAGAGCTTATAATATCTGTGTTCCCTCATCTGACCACGAGGATAGTCAGGAATTACTTGAAAGAATGGAGGAAACGTAAAAGCCAATTGGTCTTCAAAGCCTATATAGCACTTGAATGACAAGATTCCATCATGCTACGGCAGATAAAACTCCAACAGTGATGGCACAATTGACAACCCCATGAATTTTGCAGGAAATTGAAATAAGAGAGCAGACATCCGAAAAATTGGGGTATAGATATATGGTTGTTGGAGGGTTAATAGTTTATCATCTCATATTGAGGAAACTTGTCTGGCTGCAATATCCTGTAGTCTGAGAGTTATCGCTCTCTTGTGGGCTTCTAACCCTTCAATTTCCGCCATGGTTGCCAATGATTGCACTGTCACGTATTTCAAGAAGGAATCAAGAGACACACCCCCATACATCCGTGCCTACCCATATGTGGGAAGGACATGATTTGTCCCACTTGTGTAATCTCCCACACTCTCTGGAGTCCATTCTCCAAAAAGCATCGAGCCTGCAATGGCAGTTGAGCAcggttattttttattaatactttTTTAGAGTTACATTTAGATGACAAAATGCCCATTGAGGTCTCAACTACACTTTTTGATACCAGATCATAATATATAGTCAGAGTACTTCAATTAATGATGGCGAGGAAACATAAAATAAGGCTCATTAAAAACAAGGATAGATGAAAGGAAGAACTTCAGAATTGTACCTGCATTCTCGATGATGGACTCCCATTTTTCAGTATCCTTTGCGCTGACAATTAGATGCTCAGGTGCATATAAATTTGAGAAGGTGATCGCCTAAAAGAACCAATAACAATGGTACGTTTGaaagtaatataatttcaaagaCCCACCGCATGTTAACATGTATGATTTAAGATTTTCACCTTTTCGGAATTCTTCAAAATGATACCAGACGTCTCTGTTATCGTATTTAGCACTAATCTTTTGAGGTTGAGTTCTTTGTTGAAGACTGTTTTCAGATACAATACTGATATTTGGTTCCagataactaaattaaaacatacaaaatttcttcaagtaaaacccaaaagacaaaaagagcAGTCTCATCAACAGGAAGCAGGCATGGGTAGTACAATATTTATTAGCCAGtttacatataataataaggtACTacaatatttacttattagtGCAGGAAGAGCATTCTATTCTACCTACACTGGGATTCCTCAATCCTAAGCTCTTTACaaaaagagtgaaaataacaagaattaTGCTAATTAACTTCATCTAAGTTTGAAAGTACAAACACAAAGAAGGAAATTCTTGACTAACCCGCATTATCTCACGAGCAAAAACCATGAAACTGTGGCCCAGTGCTTTTGAAGCCAGCTCTCACTTTGGAAGGCTCTGGCACTGCATCCTGATTTCTTCCTCAATAGCTTTTATATCTACTCCATCCCCAACAATTACTAGGACGCCTTGACTGTCAGGTCCACGCTCAGCCAAAGTGAAGAAGAGACATCAAGTTACATAAACTATTGAAACTAATATAAAAGTTGAGAAACTCATTTCTTATTCATGCATATGTTATGCAACTAGAGTTTGtaatttgagaaattgaatTCTAACAAGGAAGCAGTATGAGAGGGGTGACAAAATCAgcatacaaaagaaaaactggTCAACATCTTTCAGTGAAGTGAGTTGTAGATTCCTAAGATCATGATATCCTCTTCCTTTCAAGTGAAAAGAGTGACTCCTAGCTCTATAAAGACAACAATATTGCATCAGCACTAGTGTAAACCACAccaatttcttctttcaaGAAAACTTTGTTCattattgagaaaataataatttcaaaattatataatttcccTTGTTGCTTAACTATGGCACCGTTAATGCAATAGTTCTTGCAATGATAAAAAAAGTCTAAAAGTCACAAAGCTTTTCTAAATGCCTCGACAACATAGAAGGCAAAACTGTGGTCACTTCATGCTTAATAATCAGggtgaaataataaataattccaTCTAAAAACTATAAGAAAGACTAGAAATCAAATACCTGAGAAAGCAAATCTGCAGCTACATGAAGAGGACTGGGATATCTATCAGCAATGACCAAGACTTCTGAAGGCCAGCAGGCATGTCAATTGAAATCATTGCTTCACTGTTCTGTTGAGCAGATTATGCCATATAATGAGCCATGTTAAATTGGAAAGAGACGGGCAGTTTGTACTTTATCATGACTTTTCTTTAATATGGCTGGAAAGAACTGTAGCTATATAAGCAATAACAAAGACATTCGTACTTGGAGAATCATTTTTGCAGCTGTAACATACTTATTTCCAGGCCCAAAAATCTTCTCAGCCTCCAATTTaatgatggaaaaaaaaaaaaaaaacacttccGTATTGGAGATTAAAtgaacaaatatataaaaagacaATAATATTGTACACTTAATAAACGACTACTTATTAAATAGTTTGCATCTGAGCATGTCCTTTTCTACAGCATAGTTATTAGCACAAGCTTGCATCATTTTATGGGATTGAAGCACTAGAATGAAAAAGCATATCAAAAGCATAAATAGTATGTTAAACAAAATAGCTGATATAGCCtgtcaaacaaaaaattgacaaaCTTTATGCATTATACAAtctaaaccaaaaaaaaaaaggtaactGGGAGAGAACCGCATTCCCAAATGCATGAGCGCATGGTAAGAATTGTTTACAGTATTCGTACCTGAGCTCCTCCAGCCTTGAGACATGAGTGACACCGGCCTTCTCGGTGCAATACAGTACTTCCTGTAGTGAAACATTGAAGTGTTGTGCATGGAATGCGaaatcaagcgcaccaaataattataaaaaaaataaatgacacaagaattacgtggttcggtaattaaacctacattCACAGagataagaaagaataattgtttatttaacaattaatagagtacaatatttgagtaatgAATCTCACTTTCCAGAAATCTAAATAtacccagtactctcacactctgcaggaaagataaattccccagacacacttctctcacttctctcaaaagcttagaaacttataagcttaacaattttgggatgatatcaaattaatgaaatcCTTAGCTATTTATAGGAGAAATGAATTACTatacaaagaataaaataattaaaaatataatttttaattattataatttttcaaattcatcccTTTTgtcaattctttcttttcggctacaaaatcaattttgattttgcttcTCTACAATTGTTGGTGCAACCAACAATTTGTTGACTTCAATAAATCTCCATCTCggtgaaaatttttcaaatctgAGCCGACTACCAACGAGCCATCATCCCCAAAATGGCTGCATCTTTATGACTGCCTACgtatccaaaatttgagatCAAGCCAACTATAGTTCAAAATTCTCGAATGACATATCTTAACACAATCGAAGgatttgaattagtttcaagCAATGTTGAAACTTAACTCCAGAAACTACATTCGTCAACATATCTGATGGATTATCTTTGGTATCAATCTTTCTTAACAACACAACACCGCTCTCGATAATCTATCTcacataatgatatttcacatcTATGTGCTTCGTCCGAGCTTGATATGTTTGATTCTTCGCAAGGAATATCGCACTTTGATTATCACAAAAGACCGCAATGTTCTCCTGGATTACTCTCAAATCACTTAACAAGCCTTTCAACTAGATAGCTTCTTTTACAGCCTTAGTTGCTGCCATATACTCTGCTTCCATAGTGGACAAAGTAATTGTTGATTGTAGAATCGACCTCCAGCTAACCGGACCTCCACCTAATGTGAATACGTAGTCCGTTGTTGATCTTCGCTTGTCAAGGTCTCCagcgaaatcagaatcacaatACCTAACACATTGTTGACCACAATCCTTTTTTAACAATAACCCAACATCAACTGTCCCATACAAATATCGGAGAATCTACTTTACCGCAAGCCATTGATTTTTACCCGGATTGTGCATGTATCTACTAACCATGCTCACTGGTTGAGATATATCGGGCCTTGTGCATACCATAGCATACATAAGACTACCCACAACACTAGCATATAGAACACGAGCCATGTAATCATGCTCCTCTTGAGATCTAGGACATGAAGAAGagcttaatttaaaatgagctAGAAGTATACATACCGGTTTTGTTTTGTCGTCCATATAGAATCTTTCTAgcactttcttcaaataagacttTTAAGTCAACCATACGCTCTCATTCTTCTTGTCTCTACGAATCTCCATTCCAAGTATTCTCTGTGCATCACCCAAGTCTTTCATCTCGAACTCAGAAGCCAGTtgcttttttaatctttcGATCTCATCTCTATTCTTCGAAGCTATAAGCATATCGTCGACATAGAATAACAAATAGATGAAAACTTTATCTGGTAGTCttctaaagtaaacacaatgatCGTGTTCACTTCTGGTGAATTTCCGcccttgtataaattgatcaaatcttttgTATCACTGCCTTGGCGATTGCTTCAGTCCgtacaaagatttaatcaacCTACACACATGATTTTCCTTTCCAGCAACTCTGAAACCACAAGGCTGAATCATATAGATTTCCTCCTCCAAATCTCCATGTAAGAATGCCGTCTTAACATCCAATTGAGCCAACTTTAACTCATATTCTGCAACTAAGGTAAGTAGGATACGAATGTAAGTATGTTTTACAATTGGAGAGAAAATTTCATTGTAGTCAATACCTTCCTTTTGAGCAAAACCTTTTGCCACGAGCCTTACCTTGTATCGAGGAGTTTTTTGATTCGGAGATCCTTGCTTTTTGgtgtagacccatttattgCCAATAACCCTTTTCCCCTTTGGTAACTTTACAAGTTCATAAGTCTGGTTTTGATAGAGAGTTTTCATCTCTTCCTTCATGGCTAACTTCTACTGATCACTTTCACTGCTGCCTAATACTTCACCAAAAGTGTTGgggatgtcatcatcaataactggAAGTGCATAGACTACCACCATATCTTTAGTAAGCCATCTGAgtttctttatctctcttcttGGCCTCCTTGTtgctataaaatcatcattatctacattatcaattgtttcttcattttgtgggacatcagaagaaacaacatcttcttcaactctaaGTGTTACCTCCATAATTGAACCATTCTTTGATGTATAACTTACTGGTACATATGAAGTTACATCAAACTCCACCTGCTGCAATACCTCTTTGGTCTTGTTCTCTACCTGCTGAGAACTTGAAGATTTCATCATTGAAGCTTCATTAAATATGACATCTCTGCTACACACAAACTTTTTGTCTTCGAGATCCCAAAACTTAAAACTCTTTACTCCACCTTTGAATTCCACAAAGATAGCTTTTCTAGCACGAGGATCCAGTTTACCATATTTGACATGATAATAAGCTAGACACCCGAATATACGAAGGGAATTATAGTCTTGTGCATGCTTTTCAGACCACAT encodes:
- the LOC102620268 gene encoding uncharacterized protein LOC102620268 isoform X2, whose amino-acid sequence is MFDGSISMSLQTPNCPPFFLSTVYINKTLSRTRPILSAVVQSSSLLGQSHESGSLHESRKFPGSAAASLLRSKSPDSLLNQANTIGIIGGVSVSSTLNFLGKLVWYSAKDAEECPPFVVCNDPALNEELFHASVHSLKSKTVQLDHIRGAVSQNLRHKRAFLEQAGARCIVMPCHISHAWHGDVSEGCSIPFLHVGECVAKELKEAKLKPLEAGSGVRIGVLATDATLSAGFYQEKLQNQGFEVVLPDKATMEHVIIPTIEALNHRDMEGARNLLRIGIQLLLVRAVNAVIIGSDEMQGVLPKDDPLLKKCIDPMDALARSTVTWARSNKKSSAKQCPREQSSALLQFKQLWKILFSVVVERIIPTQR
- the LOC102620268 gene encoding uncharacterized protein LOC102620268 isoform X4, producing MFDGSISMSLQTPNCPPFFLSTVYINKTLSRTRPILSAVVQSSSLLGQSHESGSLHESRKFPGSAAASLLRSKSPDSLLNQANTIGIIGGVSVSSTLNFLGKLVWYSAKDAEECPPFVVCNDPALNEELFHASVHSLKSKTVQLDHIRGAVSQNLRHKRAFLEQAGARCIVMPCHISHAWHGDVSEGCSIPFLHVGECVAKELKEAKLKPLEAGSGVRIGVLATDATLSAGFYQEKLQNQGFEVVLPDKATMEHVIIPTIEALNHRDMEGARNLLRIGIQLLLVRAVNAVIIGSDEMQGVLPKDDPLLKKCIDPMDALARSTVTWARSNKKIRNGVFK
- the LOC102620268 gene encoding uncharacterized protein LOC102620268 isoform X5, with protein sequence MFDGSISMSLQTPNCPPFFLSTVYINKTLSRTRPILSAVVQSSSLLGQSHESGSLHESRKFPGSAAASLLRSKSPDSLLNQANTIGIIGGVSVSSTLNFLGKLVWYSAKDAEECPPFVVCNDPALNEELFHASVHSLKSKTVQLDHIRGAVSQNLRHKRAFLEQAGARCIVMPCHISHAWHGDVSEGCSIPFLHVGECVAKELKEAKLKPLEAGSGVRIGVLATDATLSAGFYQEKLQNQGFEVVLPDKATMEHVIIPTIEALNHRDMEGARNLLRIGIQLLLVRAVNAVIIGSDEMQGVLPKDDPLLKKCIDPMDALARSTVTWARSNKKE
- the LOC102620268 gene encoding uncharacterized protein LOC102620268 isoform X3; the protein is MFDGSISMSLQTPNCPPFFLSTVYINKTLSRTRPILSAVVQSSSLLGQSHESGSLHESRKFPGSAAASLLRSKSPDSLLNQANTIGIIGGVSVSSTLNFLGKLVWYSAKDAEECPPFVVCNDPALNEELFHASVHSLKSKTVQLDHIRGAVSQNLRHKRAFLEQAGARCIVMPCHISHAWHGDVSEGCSIPFLHVGECVAKELKEAKLKPLEAGSGVRIGVLATDATLSAGFYQEKLQNQGFEVVLPDKATMEHVIIPTIEALNHRDMEGARNLLRIGIQLLLVRAVNAVIIGSDEMQGVLPKDDPLLKKCIDPMDALARSTVTWARSNKKDLYLYKTSYAAPHSWDKS
- the LOC102620268 gene encoding uncharacterized protein LOC102620268 isoform X6, which translates into the protein MFDGSISMSLQTPNCPPFFLSTVYINKTLSRTRPILSAVVQSSSLLGQSHESGSLHESRKFPGSAAASLLRSKSPDSLLNQANTIGIIGGVSVSSTLNFLGKLVWYSAKDAEECPPFVVCNDPALNEELFHASVHSLKSKTVQLDHIRGAVSQNLRHKRAFLEQAGARCIVMPCHISHAWHGDVSEGCSIPFLHVGECVAKELKEAKLKPLEAGSGVRIGVLATDATLSAGFYQEKLQNQGFEVVLPDKATMEHVIIPTIEALNHRDMEGARNLLRIGIQLLLVRAVNAVIIGSDEMQGVLPKDDPLLKKCIDPMDALARSTVTWARSNKK
- the LOC102620268 gene encoding uncharacterized protein LOC102620268 isoform X1 — translated: MFDGSISMSLQTPNCPPFFLSTVYINKTLSRTRPILSAVVQSSSLLGQSHESGSLHESRKFPGSAAASLLRSKSPDSLLNQANTIGIIGGVSVSSTLNFLGKLVWYSAKDAEECPPFVVCNDPALNEELFHASVHSLKSKTVQLDHIRGAVSQNLRHKRAFLEQAGARCIVMPCHISHAWHGDVSEGCSIPFLHVGECVAKELKEAKLKPLEAGSGVRIGVLATDATLSAGFYQEKLQNQGFEVVLPDKATMEHVIIPTIEALNHRDMEGARNLLRIGIQLLLVRAVNAVIIGSDEMQGVLPKDDPLLKKCIDPMDALARSTVTWARSNKKLTLLLDSQSSAKQCPREQSSALLQFKQLWKILFSVVVERIIPTQR
- the LOC102624024 gene encoding nudix hydrolase 19, chloroplastic, which gives rise to MLLFLPRPLTLTRTLCYVTRFSATMSTNLQTQAFAGNPIRSKTPKSTDPFSPTSALESLKTRLLDNTLHCQPQKHHSSLSSSSSSSPDFKVLPFRKGRPLTYSGPGETAPVWHLGWISLGDCKIFLANSGIELKEEALVYLGSRSADDVVYWAIDVSDGDSLASEFGSKQLCFVELRTLMVATDWADQRAMADLAIAGHARALLEWHNVSRFCGHCGEKTIPKEAGKLKQCSNASCKKRIYPRVDPVVIMLVIDRENDRVLLSRQSRFVPRMWSCIAGFIEPGESLEEAVRRETWEETGIEVGEVVYHTSQPWPVGPNSMPCQLMVGFYAYAKSFEINVDKEELEDARWHSREDVKKALTFAEYIKAQRTAAAKVEQMCKGVERGQSLAADFNVESGELAPIFIPGPFAIAHHLISSWVYKDAPDGVQVQTAPSSTSMSNL